The Pseudomonas azadiae genome includes a window with the following:
- the kdpB gene encoding potassium-transporting ATPase subunit KdpB has protein sequence MNMPAKNAAPVQTREPAKTAVSALWRPALVQAFVKLDPRQLQRSPVMLVVELTAILTTVLCFVPDTAVPTSVAVQIAVWLWFTVLFANFAEALAEGRGKARADSLKAGSEGLSARRKEGDGSFKVVPATSLRKGDVVRVAAGEMIPGDGEVIEGIAAVNEAAITGESAPVIRESGGDRSAVTGNTRLVSDWLLIRITANPGESTLDRMIALVEGAKRQKTPNEVALDILLIGLTLIFLLVVVTLQPFAHFADGSLPLVFLVALLVTLIPTTIGGLLSAIGIAGMDRLVRLNVIAKSGRAVEAAGDVHVLLLDKTGTITFGNRRCTAVVAAPGVSGKEVAEGALFASLGDDTAEGKSIVEYLRALHPQAEPSADELTVVPFSAETRLSGVDYQGRVFRKGAVDSLLAFIGQQRRDLLPALSREIDKIAQSGGTPLLVCADGKLLGAIHLKDVVKPGIRERFAELRKLGIRTVMVTGDNPLTAAAIAAEAGVDDVLAEATPEKKLARIRHEQNDGRLVAMCGDGANDAPALAQADVGMAMNDGTQAAREAANMVDLDSDPTKLLDVVQIGKELLVTRGALTTFSIANDVAKYFAILPALFASIYPQLGVLNVMHLQSPQSAILSAIVFNALIIVVLIPLALRGVRVQAASAAALLRRNLLIYGLGGLVVPFVGIKAIDMLLTALHLV, from the coding sequence ATGAATATGCCTGCAAAAAATGCCGCTCCGGTGCAAACCCGGGAGCCCGCCAAAACTGCCGTCTCCGCCCTGTGGCGCCCGGCGCTGGTCCAGGCGTTCGTCAAGCTGGACCCGCGCCAGTTGCAGCGCTCGCCGGTGATGCTGGTGGTCGAGCTGACCGCCATTCTCACCACAGTGCTGTGCTTTGTGCCTGATACCGCCGTGCCGACCTCTGTCGCTGTGCAGATCGCCGTGTGGCTGTGGTTCACCGTGCTGTTCGCCAACTTCGCCGAAGCCTTGGCCGAAGGGCGTGGCAAGGCGCGCGCCGACAGCCTCAAGGCCGGCAGTGAAGGCCTGAGCGCACGTCGCAAGGAAGGCGACGGCAGCTTCAAGGTCGTACCGGCCACCAGCCTGCGCAAAGGCGATGTGGTGCGCGTCGCCGCCGGGGAAATGATCCCCGGTGACGGCGAAGTCATCGAAGGGATCGCGGCGGTCAACGAGGCCGCCATCACGGGTGAGTCCGCACCGGTCATCCGTGAATCCGGCGGTGATCGTTCGGCGGTCACCGGCAACACTCGCCTGGTGTCGGACTGGCTGCTGATCCGCATCACCGCCAACCCCGGTGAGTCCACGCTGGACCGCATGATCGCCCTGGTGGAAGGCGCCAAACGCCAGAAAACCCCCAACGAAGTCGCGCTGGATATCCTGCTGATCGGCCTGACGCTGATCTTCCTGCTGGTGGTGGTGACCCTGCAACCGTTCGCCCACTTCGCCGATGGCAGCTTGCCCCTGGTGTTCCTGGTCGCACTGCTGGTGACGCTGATTCCTACCACCATCGGCGGCTTGTTGTCGGCCATCGGCATCGCCGGCATGGACCGCCTGGTGCGCCTCAACGTGATCGCCAAGTCCGGGCGTGCCGTCGAGGCGGCGGGTGACGTGCATGTGTTGCTGCTGGACAAGACCGGCACCATCACCTTTGGTAACCGTCGCTGCACGGCGGTGGTCGCGGCGCCGGGCGTGAGTGGCAAGGAAGTGGCCGAAGGCGCGCTGTTTGCCTCCCTGGGGGATGACACGGCGGAAGGTAAATCCATCGTCGAATACCTGCGCGCGTTGCATCCACAGGCCGAGCCCTCGGCGGATGAGTTGACGGTCGTGCCGTTCAGTGCCGAGACCCGTTTGTCCGGTGTCGATTACCAGGGCCGTGTATTTCGCAAAGGCGCGGTGGATTCATTGCTGGCGTTTATCGGCCAACAACGCCGCGACCTTTTACCGGCACTGTCGCGGGAAATCGACAAGATCGCCCAGAGCGGCGGCACGCCGTTGCTGGTGTGTGCCGATGGCAAGTTGCTCGGTGCGATCCATCTGAAGGACGTGGTCAAGCCCGGCATCCGCGAGCGCTTTGCCGAGCTGCGCAAACTGGGTATTCGTACTGTGATGGTCACCGGTGACAACCCGCTGACCGCTGCCGCGATTGCTGCCGAAGCCGGTGTGGATGACGTGCTGGCCGAAGCCACACCGGAGAAAAAACTCGCGCGCATTCGTCATGAGCAAAATGACGGTCGCCTGGTGGCGATGTGCGGCGACGGCGCCAACGACGCCCCGGCGCTGGCCCAGGCTGACGTGGGCATGGCGATGAACGACGGCACCCAGGCCGCTCGCGAAGCCGCCAACATGGTCGACCTCGACAGCGACCCGACCAAGCTGCTGGACGTGGTGCAGATCGGCAAGGAGTTGCTGGTGACGCGCGGCGCGCTGACCACCTTTTCCATCGCCAACGACGTGGCCAAGTACTTCGCCATCCTGCCGGCGCTGTTCGCCTCGATCTACCCGCAACTGGGCGTGCTCAACGTGATGCATTTGCAGAGCCCACAGAGCGCGATCCTCTCGGCCATCGTGTTCAACGCGCTGATCATTGTGGTGCTGATCCCACTGGCGCTGCGCGGTGTGCGCGTGCAGGCGGCGAGTGCGGCGGCGTTGCTGCGGCGCAACCTGCTGATCTACGGGCTGGGCGGGCTTGTGGTGCCGTTCGTGGGCATCAAGGCGATCGACATGCTGCTGACCGCGCTGCATCTGGTGTAA
- the kdpC gene encoding potassium-transporting ATPase subunit KdpC translates to MSNIIRPALSLLVLMTLITGVAYPLVVTSVAQVAFPDQANGSLVRDASGKVRGSSLIAQDFTGDGWFHPRPSAGAFATVSSSASNLGPSNPALATRVFDDAHKQLVPSQGPVPLASLTTSGSGLDPHLPPQAIAYQLARVAAARNVPVSSLQRLLDEHIESPLVGPPVVNVLALNMALEQL, encoded by the coding sequence ATGTCCAACATCATCCGCCCGGCCCTGAGCCTGCTGGTGCTCATGACCCTGATCACCGGCGTCGCCTACCCACTGGTGGTGACCAGCGTCGCCCAAGTCGCTTTCCCGGACCAGGCCAATGGCAGCCTGGTACGCGATGCCAGCGGCAAAGTGCGTGGCTCCAGCCTGATCGCCCAGGACTTCACCGGTGACGGCTGGTTCCACCCGCGCCCATCGGCCGGCGCTTTTGCGACGGTTTCCAGCAGCGCCAGTAACCTGGGGCCCAGCAACCCGGCGCTGGCCACACGCGTGTTCGATGACGCGCACAAACAGTTAGTGCCCAGCCAGGGTCCGGTGCCCCTGGCATCGCTGACTACCTCCGGCAGCGGTCTTGATCCACACTTGCCACCGCAGGCGATTGCCTATCAACTGGCGCGGGTGGCTGCGGCGCGGAATGTGCCGGTGTCGAGCTTGCAACGGTTGCTCGATGAGCATATCGAAAGCCCGCTGGTGGGGCCGCCGGTGGTGAATGTGCTGGCGCTGAACATGGCTTTGGAACAGTTGTAG
- a CDS encoding sensor histidine kinase has product MSDSGRADALLADLPRNGRGRLKVFLGAAPGVGKTYAMLQAAHAQLRQGVKLVAGVVETHGRAETEALLSGLPQQPLLRSEYRGVLLEEMDLDGLLAAKPKLVLVDELAHSNAPGSRHEKRWQDIQELLAAGINVFTTVNVQHLESLNDQVRGITGVQVRETLPDWVLQEADELLLIDLPSRELLERLRDGKVYVPEQARAAIDAFFTQTNLMALRELAMQTAAAHVDDDLAQGYRQLGQAAPAVRGRLLVGVDGDAQAERLVRHASRVAQRRHLPWSLVHIDNGRARDEQSRSRLQAAQQLAERLGGEVVLLRAGEVAKTLIQHARERRASLLLVGQSRMGWRRRLFGGGLAARLLRSARGLEINVLDSDDTPAPPRMPQVRGLVWFDYGLAVLATVVAAAVAWAVSSVLPLPNISLVFLAAVLLVAVRSSLGPSLVCAALSFMTYDFLFIPPNFSFAIQREEDVLTLLFFLLMAALTGNLAARQRRQLQALRDTQEETSELLDLSRKLTAATDRQAVVSAAAHHLEGWSDLDLCLVNRDGQGGWTIETGGPLTLTDAERAAADWAWQHDQPAGKGTGTLPLGRWWWWPLSGEEGPMGLLGVSPKPGLELSGQRRRLLTALSQPLAQALARAQLAQELESARLHGETEQLRSALLASVSHDLRTPLTSMRGSIDSLLALGEAIPLEDRRELLEGTRDEAERLDRYIQNLLDMTRLGHGALKLARDWVSPGDIVGSALGRLRAVLAPLRVSTDVPPELPLLYVHAALIEQALVNVLENAARFSPLQGRLQLSAGVSEDQLFFAVADEGPGIPEDERAKIFDMFYTAARGDRGGQGTGLGLAICQGMVGAHGGHIRVADGIDGRGTCITLFLPLPTQPGLEREA; this is encoded by the coding sequence ATGAGCGACTCCGGCCGCGCCGATGCCCTGTTAGCCGATCTGCCCCGCAACGGCCGTGGCCGGCTCAAAGTCTTCCTCGGCGCCGCGCCGGGCGTGGGCAAGACCTACGCCATGCTCCAGGCCGCCCATGCGCAACTGCGCCAGGGCGTCAAATTGGTTGCCGGCGTGGTCGAGACCCACGGCCGCGCCGAAACCGAAGCCTTGCTCAGCGGCCTGCCGCAGCAACCCTTGCTGCGCAGTGAATACCGTGGCGTGTTGCTCGAAGAAATGGACCTCGACGGCCTGCTCGCTGCCAAGCCCAAGCTGGTGCTGGTCGACGAACTGGCGCACAGCAACGCCCCCGGCAGCCGCCACGAAAAGCGCTGGCAAGACATCCAGGAATTGCTCGCCGCCGGCATTAACGTATTCACCACCGTCAACGTCCAGCACCTGGAAAGCCTCAACGACCAGGTGCGCGGCATCACTGGCGTACAGGTGCGCGAAACCTTGCCGGACTGGGTGCTGCAGGAAGCCGACGAACTGCTGCTGATCGACCTGCCGTCCCGCGAGTTGCTCGAGCGCCTGCGCGACGGCAAGGTCTACGTGCCGGAACAGGCCCGCGCGGCCATCGATGCATTCTTTACCCAGACCAACCTCATGGCCTTGCGCGAGTTGGCGATGCAAACCGCCGCCGCTCATGTCGATGACGATTTGGCCCAAGGTTACCGCCAACTCGGCCAGGCCGCGCCGGCGGTGCGCGGACGCTTGCTGGTCGGGGTGGACGGCGATGCGCAGGCCGAGCGCCTGGTGCGCCACGCCAGCCGCGTCGCCCAGCGCCGGCATTTGCCGTGGAGCCTGGTGCATATCGATAACGGCCGTGCACGGGATGAACAGTCGCGGTCGCGCCTGCAAGCTGCCCAGCAGTTGGCCGAACGCCTGGGCGGCGAGGTGGTGTTGCTGCGCGCGGGGGAGGTCGCCAAGACGCTGATCCAGCATGCGCGCGAACGTCGCGCCAGCCTGCTGCTGGTGGGGCAGTCGAGGATGGGTTGGCGGCGTCGGCTGTTCGGTGGCGGCCTGGCCGCGCGGTTGCTGCGCAGTGCGCGCGGCCTGGAAATCAACGTCCTCGACAGCGATGATACTCCCGCACCGCCACGCATGCCGCAGGTGCGTGGGCTGGTGTGGTTCGACTATGGGCTGGCGGTGCTGGCGACGGTGGTTGCGGCGGCGGTGGCCTGGGCGGTGTCCAGCGTCTTGCCGCTGCCGAATATCTCGCTGGTGTTTCTGGCGGCCGTTTTGCTGGTGGCGGTGCGCAGCAGCCTGGGGCCGTCGCTGGTGTGCGCGGCGTTGTCGTTCATGACCTATGACTTCCTGTTTATCCCGCCGAATTTTTCCTTCGCCATCCAGCGCGAAGAAGATGTACTGACCCTGCTGTTCTTCCTGCTCATGGCGGCGTTGACCGGCAACCTCGCCGCCCGCCAGCGTCGTCAGTTGCAGGCGTTGCGCGACACTCAGGAAGAAACCAGCGAACTGCTCGACCTGTCACGCAAACTCACCGCCGCTACCGACCGGCAGGCGGTCGTCAGCGCCGCAGCCCATCACTTGGAAGGCTGGAGCGACCTGGACCTGTGCCTGGTCAATCGCGACGGCCAGGGCGGCTGGACGATCGAGACCGGCGGCCCGCTGACCCTCACCGACGCCGAGCGCGCCGCCGCCGATTGGGCCTGGCAACATGACCAGCCGGCGGGCAAGGGCACCGGTACCTTGCCGCTCGGGCGTTGGTGGTGGTGGCCGCTGTCGGGCGAAGAGGGGCCGATGGGTTTGCTCGGTGTCAGTCCCAAACCCGGCCTGGAGTTGAGCGGCCAGCGCCGTCGCTTGCTGACGGCCTTGAGCCAACCTCTGGCCCAGGCGCTGGCACGCGCGCAGCTGGCCCAGGAGCTGGAGTCGGCACGGCTGCACGGTGAAACCGAGCAACTGCGCAGCGCTTTACTGGCCTCGGTATCCCACGATTTGCGCACGCCGCTGACCTCCATGCGCGGCAGCATCGACAGCCTGCTGGCCCTTGGCGAAGCCATTCCGTTGGAAGATCGCCGCGAGCTGCTTGAAGGCACCCGCGATGAGGCCGAGCGTCTGGACCGCTATATCCAGAACTTGCTCGACATGACCCGCCTTGGCCATGGCGCGTTGAAATTGGCGCGGGATTGGGTGTCGCCGGGTGATATCGTCGGCAGCGCCCTCGGCCGCCTGCGCGCGGTGCTGGCGCCGTTGCGGGTGAGTACCGACGTGCCGCCTGAGTTGCCGTTGTTGTATGTGCATGCCGCGTTGATCGAGCAGGCACTGGTCAATGTGCTGGAAAACGCCGCACGGTTTTCGCCGCTGCAGGGCCGCCTGCAACTGAGCGCCGGCGTCAGCGAAGATCAGTTGTTCTTCGCGGTGGCCGACGAGGGGCCGGGCATTCCGGAGGACGAGCGCGCGAAGATCTTCGATATGTTCTACACCGCTGCGCGAGGCGACCGGGGCGGGCAGGGCACCGGCCTGGGCCTGGCGATCTGCCAGGGCATGGTCGGTGCCCACGGTGGGCATATCCGCGTGGCCGACGGCATTGACGGGCGCGGCACCTGCATCACGTTGTTCCTGCCGTTGCCGACCCAGCCTGGCCTGGAGCGCGAGGCATGA
- a CDS encoding response regulator has translation MSQTATILVIDDEPQIRKFLRISLASQGYKVIEAGTGTEGLAQAALSKPDLLVLDLGLPDMDGQQVLREFREWSTVPVLVLSVRASEGQKVEALDGGANDYVTKPFGIQEFLARVRALLRQAPAGEAQEAALRFGPLTVDLAYRRVLLDGAEVALTRKEYAVLAQLARHPGRVITQQQLLKDIWGPTHTEDSHYLRIVVGHLRQKLADDPTQPRFIVTEAGVGYRLLSA, from the coding sequence ATGAGCCAGACCGCGACGATTTTGGTCATTGATGACGAACCGCAGATCCGCAAATTCTTGCGCATCAGCCTGGCCTCCCAAGGCTACAAGGTGATCGAAGCCGGCACTGGCACCGAAGGGTTGGCCCAAGCCGCACTGAGCAAGCCGGACCTGCTGGTGCTCGACCTTGGCCTGCCGGACATGGATGGCCAGCAGGTGCTGCGCGAATTTCGCGAATGGTCGACGGTGCCGGTGCTGGTGCTGTCGGTACGGGCCAGCGAAGGGCAAAAGGTCGAGGCCCTCGACGGCGGCGCCAATGACTACGTGACCAAGCCTTTTGGCATTCAGGAATTCCTGGCCCGGGTGCGCGCGTTGCTGCGCCAGGCGCCGGCCGGTGAAGCCCAGGAAGCGGCCTTGCGGTTTGGCCCCTTGACGGTGGACCTGGCCTATCGCCGGGTGCTGCTGGACGGTGCCGAAGTGGCGCTGACACGCAAGGAGTACGCCGTGCTCGCACAGCTCGCTCGGCACCCAGGGCGAGTGATTACGCAGCAACAATTGCTCAAGGACATCTGGGGGCCGACCCATACCGAGGACAGCCACTATCTGCGCATTGTGGTGGGGCATCTGCGGCAGAAACTGGCGGATGATCCGACGCAGCCGCGGTTTATCGTGACCGAGGCGGGGGTGGGGTATCGGTTGTTAAGTGCCTGA
- a CDS encoding patatin-like phospholipase family protein, with product MKKRVALVLGSGGARGYAHIGVIEEIERRGYDIACIAGCSMGAVVGGIYAAGKLDEYRNWIESLDYLDVLRLVDVSFRLGAIRGEKVFGQIRKIVGEINIEELRIPYTAVATDLTNQQEIWFQEGCLHQAMRASAAIPSLFTPVMQGNRMLVDGGLLNPLPIVPVVSSHCDLIIAVNLNATNQKHYQLPVIQRPPAFKSRFNNLAKSLGSHLPFRRKQAEQLMKLEQEALEAQAAEINPWLESAEPESQQPAAAPEKPGAPKSATGSFIIDNVGPASLLDLINQSFEVMQTSLAQYKIAGYPPDVLINVPKRVCRFFEFYKAPELIALGREIASDTLDRYESEQG from the coding sequence ATGAAAAAGCGTGTTGCCTTGGTGCTGGGTTCCGGCGGGGCCCGGGGCTACGCCCATATCGGGGTGATCGAAGAGATAGAACGGCGCGGCTATGACATCGCCTGTATCGCTGGCTGTTCGATGGGCGCCGTGGTGGGCGGGATCTACGCCGCCGGCAAGCTGGATGAATACCGCAACTGGATCGAAAGCCTCGACTACCTCGATGTACTGCGCCTGGTGGACGTGAGTTTCCGCCTGGGGGCGATTCGCGGCGAAAAGGTCTTCGGGCAGATCCGCAAGATCGTCGGCGAGATCAACATCGAAGAACTGCGCATTCCCTACACCGCCGTCGCCACCGACCTGACCAACCAACAGGAAATCTGGTTCCAGGAAGGCTGCCTGCATCAGGCCATGCGCGCATCGGCGGCGATTCCCAGCCTGTTTACCCCGGTGATGCAAGGCAACCGCATGTTGGTGGACGGCGGCCTGCTCAACCCGCTGCCCATCGTGCCGGTGGTGTCGAGCCATTGCGATTTGATCATCGCGGTCAACCTCAACGCCACCAACCAGAAACACTACCAGTTACCGGTGATCCAGCGCCCGCCGGCGTTCAAGAGTCGCTTCAACAACCTGGCCAAATCCCTGGGATCGCACCTGCCGTTTCGCCGCAAGCAGGCCGAACAGCTGATGAAGCTGGAGCAAGAGGCACTGGAGGCCCAGGCCGCGGAGATCAACCCGTGGCTGGAGTCCGCCGAGCCGGAATCCCAACAACCCGCCGCCGCACCGGAAAAACCCGGCGCGCCGAAGTCGGCGACCGGGTCGTTCATCATCGACAACGTCGGCCCGGCGTCACTGCTGGACCTGATCAACCAGAGCTTCGAGGTGATGCAGACCTCGCTGGCGCAGTACAAGATCGCCGGCTACCCGCCGGATGTACTGATCAACGTGCCCAAGCGCGTGTGCCGGTTTTTCGAGTTCTACAAGGCGCCGGAGTTGATCGCGCTGGGGCGGGAGATTGCCAGTGATACGCTGGATCGCTATGAAAGTGAGCAAGGCTGA
- a CDS encoding CHAD domain-containing protein produces MSALVDQLVAQVIGLEVGLLSCQARLAAVTDDEALHDLRTTVRRLRSLLRPLRGLPGVEQLESCASAVGQLTTPLRDREVLAAYLHQHGHHEAADRRLRLQPDAYRQVAQSPELAHLLLILDAFPRFVRACEHQKLLKGLRSRIEKRLAKQWQKLDEALEDPDHDRHRLRLLIKRVRYAAEAYPALNRLPANAMSHLKKAQGALGDWHDCWQWLAQAEHQADLQPCVAVWHRTMAKAERQADRVLDKLSRDCF; encoded by the coding sequence ATGTCAGCGTTGGTCGATCAGTTAGTCGCTCAGGTCATTGGCCTGGAAGTAGGGTTACTGAGCTGCCAGGCTCGCCTCGCCGCCGTCACCGACGATGAAGCCCTGCATGATCTGCGCACCACGGTGCGCCGGCTGCGCAGCTTGTTGCGCCCCTTGCGCGGGTTGCCGGGGGTGGAACAGCTTGAGTCGTGCGCCAGCGCGGTCGGCCAATTGACGACGCCGCTACGTGACCGCGAGGTGCTGGCGGCGTATTTGCACCAGCATGGCCATCACGAGGCCGCTGACCGGCGCCTGCGTCTGCAGCCCGATGCCTATCGCCAGGTGGCGCAAAGCCCGGAGCTCGCGCATCTGCTGCTGATCCTCGATGCTTTCCCACGGTTTGTCCGTGCCTGCGAACACCAGAAGTTGCTCAAGGGCCTGCGCTCGCGTATCGAAAAGCGTTTGGCCAAGCAATGGCAGAAACTCGATGAAGCCTTGGAAGATCCCGACCATGATCGCCACCGCCTGCGTTTGCTGATCAAGCGCGTGCGCTACGCCGCCGAGGCCTACCCCGCATTGAACAGGTTGCCCGCCAACGCCATGTCGCACCTGAAAAAAGCCCAAGGTGCGCTGGGCGATTGGCACGACTGCTGGCAATGGTTGGCCCAGGCCGAGCACCAGGCGGATCTGCAACCTTGCGTTGCGGTGTGGCACCGCACCATGGCCAAGGCCGAGCGCCAGGCGGATCGGGTGCTGGATAAACTCAGCCGCGACTGTTTCTGA
- a CDS encoding acyl-CoA thioesterase produces the protein MRFSDLLDAARSNPLDVTIPAEWAQGRATFGGLVAALQYEALRAQVPADRPLRSLAITFVGPVAPDVPASYQVEVLREGKAVSQLLGRVVQNGEVATLVQASFGAPRASEIAVENEAPPVFKHWDECQELPYIKGVTPEFMRHLAMRWSVGGLPFTGNKSRDMGGWVRLRGDVKEEPLTEAHILALVDAWPPALLPHLKKPAPGSTLTWTIEFIQPLQALTTLDWCQYHVIIEHARDGYGHAAASLWSPTGELIALSRQTVVVFA, from the coding sequence ATGCGCTTTAGTGATTTGCTCGACGCCGCCCGTAGCAACCCGCTGGACGTCACCATCCCCGCCGAATGGGCCCAGGGTCGCGCGACCTTTGGTGGCCTGGTTGCCGCCTTGCAGTACGAAGCCCTGCGTGCCCAGGTGCCGGCCGATCGCCCATTGCGCTCGCTGGCAATCACCTTTGTCGGCCCGGTAGCGCCGGACGTTCCCGCCAGTTATCAAGTCGAAGTGCTGCGAGAAGGCAAGGCCGTCAGCCAGTTGCTCGGTCGGGTGGTACAGAACGGTGAAGTGGCGACGCTGGTACAAGCCAGCTTCGGCGCGCCCCGAGCATCGGAAATTGCGGTCGAGAATGAAGCACCACCGGTGTTCAAACACTGGGATGAGTGCCAGGAACTGCCCTACATCAAGGGCGTCACTCCCGAGTTCATGCGCCACTTGGCAATGCGCTGGAGCGTCGGCGGCTTGCCGTTCACCGGGAATAAATCCCGCGACATGGGCGGTTGGGTGCGTTTGCGAGGGGATGTCAAAGAAGAGCCGCTGACCGAGGCGCACATCCTCGCCCTGGTCGATGCCTGGCCGCCGGCCTTGCTGCCGCACCTGAAAAAGCCGGCACCGGGCAGCACGTTGACCTGGACCATAGAATTCATCCAGCCCCTGCAAGCCCTCACGACACTCGACTGGTGCCAGTACCACGTCATTATCGAGCACGCCCGCGACGGTTACGGCCACGCCGCTGCCTCACTTTGGAGCCCGACCGGCGAACTGATCGCCCTTAGCCGCCAGACCGTGGTGGTCTTTGCCTGA
- a CDS encoding Imm50 family immunity protein: MKYWNDLDGSIFFNKLFSFSVEIGKIALFSIRIENDQPCIGMGFDIPEFPDNLPEKWKNKGYNMCRVGLTFHEIKNLKISNIPAHEVFTVKINKDSDYFTFEAISDNASIKFNAKFISLKDPSVYINGPDDYYFK, encoded by the coding sequence ATGAAATATTGGAATGATTTAGATGGAAGCATATTTTTTAACAAGCTTTTTAGCTTTTCTGTCGAAATTGGAAAAATAGCTCTTTTTTCCATAAGAATAGAAAATGACCAACCTTGCATTGGCATGGGTTTCGATATACCTGAATTTCCAGATAACTTACCAGAAAAATGGAAAAATAAAGGATATAACATGTGTAGAGTAGGTCTGACTTTCCATGAGATCAAAAACCTGAAGATTTCAAATATTCCAGCACATGAGGTTTTTACCGTAAAGATCAACAAAGACAGTGACTATTTTACATTTGAAGCCATCAGCGACAACGCATCCATAAAGTTCAATGCAAAATTCATATCACTTAAAGACCCTAGCGTTTACATTAACGGGCCGGACGACTACTACTTCAAATAA